The following proteins are encoded in a genomic region of Nakaseomyces glabratus chromosome J, complete sequence:
- the VPS36 gene encoding ESCRT-II subunit protein VPS36 (CAGL0J04488g~Ortholog(s) have ubiquitin binding activity), translating to MEYWHYVETTESGQPLLRESEKDILIDHNVGLYQGKERIRNRQNGRIFLTSQRIIYVDSKEPTKYSLGIELDDIDHLDYSSSFLRRSARLIIFMDVHSASSGLHNINNKLTEEVHTTTWVCPICMVTNETEGEFKANTQPPPVCVNCGVPADYELTKNSITIQGNSTDSNSHSDKKENKNSCPACTFINHPQVRNCEICGTRLNNTKIRNRLALSRRKQDSRLTIELDSISSVKSSRSAEECFIQVSFRKSDGILFSDAVEKTITDLKASTKFNRNTIEKTNKSEENGELNLLETKLSKIGITSLEHSRENQILNNDIIFTSALTDLDKLISLADSIERLYRKESIDNQSVKKPNLILDRDTFYNKEQFLSEVSREIYDFVKNGFKNNYVMITLVDLYALYNKSMRIGTGLISPAEMREACEKFGSFGLSDLYLKKINGCVLCVCTDDAFDYIRQKIIDIIDRSPGADLLTLTQKFNDEPNNNWGIGVIQEVLKSCIDEGQLLIDKQISGIYYYCNNAWKL from the coding sequence ATGGAATACTGGCACTATGTTGAAACTACGGAATCCGGACAACCATTACTACGTGAAAGTGAAAAGGATATATTGATCGATCATAACGTTGGTTTATACCAAGGTAAAGAACGAATTAGGAATAGACAGAATGGTAGGATTTTTCTTACCTCTCAGCGTATAATCTATGTCGATTCTAAGGAACCTACAAAATATTCTCTTGGGATTGAACTCGATGATATAGACCATCTGGACTATTCTTCAAGCTTTCTTAGGAGGTCAGCGagattaataatattcatgGATGTTCATTCAGCTTCTAGTGGCCTACATAAcatcaataacaaactTACTGAAGAGGTACATACAACCACTTGGGTTTGCCCGATATGTATGGTGACTAATGAGACAGAAGGTGAATTTAAGGCAAATACACAACCTCCACCGGTATGTGTCAACTGTGGTGTACCAGCTGATTACGAATTGACTAAAAACTCTATTACAATTCAAGGCAATTCAACCGATAGTAATAGTCATTCTGATaaaaaagagaacaaaAATAGTTGTCCGGCATGTACTTTCATTAATCATCCTCAAGTAAGAAATTGTGAAATATGTGGAACAAGACTGAACAATACAAAGATAAGAAACAGATTAGCGCTTTCAAGGAGAAAACAGGACTCCAGGTTGACCATTGAGCTAGATTCAATTTCAAGTGTCAAATCATCCCGAAGCGCAGAGGAGTGTTTCATACAGGTAAGTTTCAGGAAATCAGATGGGATTTTATTCTCAGATGCTGTTGAGAAGACAATAACCGATTTGAAAGCTAGCACAAAATTCAATCGGAACACTATTGAAAAGACTAACAAGTCTGAAGAAAATGGTGAACTAAACTTGCTAGAGACTAAGCTGTCAAAAATTGGAATTACCAGTCTTGAACATAGCAGAGAAAATCAAATCTTGAACAATGACATAATATTTACCAGTGCTCTGACTGACTTGGATAAGCTCATTTCTTTAGCTGACTCAATTGAAAGATTATACAGAAAGGAAAGTATAGACAATCAGAGTGTTAAAAAGCCTAACCTAATATTAGACAGAGATACATTCTATAATAAGGAGCAGTTCCTATCCGAAGTTTCAAGGGAGATATACGATTTTGTTAAAAACGGATTTAAGAATAATTATGTAATGATTACGCTTGTGGATCTCTATGCCCTTTATAATAAATCCATGCGAATCGGCACAGGCCTAATATCTCCCGCTGAAATGCGAGAAGCATGTGAAAAGTTCGGTAGCTTTGGCTTAAGTGATCTCtatctgaaaaaaattaatggaTGTGTCTTATGTGTCTGCACAGATGATGCTTTCGATTACATACGCCAGAAGATAATAGACATTATTGATCGCTCACCGGGAGCAGATCTCCTAACTTTAACGCAAAAGTTTAACGATGAGCCCAACAATAATTGGGGAATTGGTGTCATTCAGGAGGTCCTGAAAAGTTGTATTGATGAAGGACAACTATTAATTGACAAGCAAATTAGTGGTATTTACTACTATTGTAACAATGCTTGGAAACTCTGA
- the CDC73 gene encoding Cdc73p (CAGL0J04510g~Ortholog(s) have RNA polymerase II C-terminal domain phosphoserine binding, chromatin binding, transcription factor activity, TFIIF-class transcription factor binding activity) has protein sequence MSVLVQLKKQLSSASEFTLVDGTGSTTADITNAEFIQFKEDKLPLDEATEFIVDEQPAKLRVIIQCWLHKDDSAAEYLADCQEKKITNISFLQRNDLLKWLSGESETSEYLDVKNIKTDNSEADVNTKTDVSESQKIIDDPVLQEATQKERILIDHNSMLHGSKPVDFGYLIKDAELKLVHSIKATLRSKQGSGKPGAVSKHGSQNQKTQKKDPIILIPSAASSLFAISNIKQFLESSQYINPRDATANTGSDVITVEKKFDRISRPIKFIVVNNTRMFTKPEYWDRVVAVFTTGHTWQFNNYQWNTPQELFQHCKGYYFHFTGDSVPQNVQQWNVDKVELDKTKRFKDVEVVRYFWNTIEKELMARGFR, from the coding sequence ATGTCTGTTTTAGTTCAGTTAAAGAAGCAGCTCAGCAGTGCCTCGGAGTTCACTCTTGTGGACGGCACTGGTAGTACGACGGCCGATATAACTAATGCTGAGTTCATACAGTTTAAAGAGGATAAATTACCATTGGATGAAGCAACAGAATTTATTGTTGATGAGCAGCCAGCAAAGCTACGGGTTATCATTCAATGCTGGTTGCATAAGGATGACAGTGCTGCTGAATATCTTGCAGATTgccaagaaaagaagattaCCAACATTTCATTTCTGCAAAGAAATGATCTTTTAAAATGGTTATCAGGTGAATCGGAAACTTCTGAGTATCTAGATGTCAAGAACATAAAGACTGATAATAGTGAAGCGGATGTAAATACTAAAACGGATGTAAGTGAAAGTCAGAAGATTATAGATGATCCAGTATTACAGGAGGCCACTCAAAAAGAGCGTATCTTGATTGATCATAACTCTATGCTGCACGGTAGTAAGCCAGTTGATTTCGGCTATCTAATCAAAGATGCAGAACTGAAATTAGTTCACTCCATCAAGGCAACATTACGCTCGAAGCAAGGTAGCGGTAAGCCAGGTGCTGTGTCAAAGCACGGTtcacaaaatcaaaagacTCAAAAGAAAGATCCAATTATTTTGATACCATCTGCGGCATCTTCATTGTTTGCTATTTCGAATATTAAACAATTTTTAGAATCCTCTCAATACATCAACCCTAGAGATGCAACAGCAAATACAGGCTCAGACGTGATAACTGtggaaaagaaatttgacCGTATTTCAAGACCGATTAAATTTATTGTAGTCAACAATACTAGAATGTTTACTAAGCCTGAGTATTGGGATAGAGTGGTAGCAGTATTTACTACAGGACACACATGGCAGTTTAACAACTATCAGTGGAACACACCTCAAGAACTATTTCAACACTGTAAGGGATACTACTTCCACTTTACTGGGGACTCAGTTCCACAAAATGTCCAGCAATGGAATGTAGATAAAGTCGAACTAGATAAAACGAAGAGATTTAAAGATGTGGAGGTTGTACGTTATTTCTGGAatacaattgaaaaagaactAATGGCTAGAGGATTCCGATAA
- a CDS encoding RNA helicase (CAGL0J04532g~Ortholog(s) have mRNA binding activity and cytosol, mitochondrion localization) yields the protein MAKKKGKNETPALEKAANKSNSGPTGGKRGKRVLTEEQKAQQQSNRAKVTSTSSWTGKLPHTLLHEFCQKRKWGKVEYDMKKIGSKGFIGIAIISSVDPKTRETLLVRLNDPTYDKAVGQGALEPQETTMEARHYAATVALYRLAYNTNTHMMLPPNHKSIWYKLDDFRKSLKKDDRAQRYFCDDPFKQLIEERKEKAIKDKQNESRMQQAAKNESTPVIINSVNNNMKDNDGSLTKKVNKPVRKSTKEVTFSRNVWESANFIDLNESSRQQIENCIKRNADWESEMLKSSNNTPERQELKSKLINLGFREAHVNEAMLYKDPLSFLLFNLPEDDFPRYFQKRKEDSKNIIEISTLPLQKQITLERLQEFPVSKDEALFALDLYNGSEALAAGYLTQSMIPDLPILGTEEIDNPESKEMWIQELESLKCIFEDKIEVIDEPNCYVISLMEKYSLKLKVYRTPNYPQHIPGIVVSTFSKKIKLPNYIKKQVMIKLLHHVKESGIIGGEMIYEIYQWLLDNIKSIIDNPGKLLNIDDMKSSSNFEIIEARKSKMKLNKKNQEASLTKDELSALLDEYKKRILTNNYKLMQDQRMQLPAWKKKDHIVDLIMKNQIVLITGETGSGKSTQVCQFVLDALFTSNNSNELQKKILVTQPRRISAIGLAERVAAERCVPCGEEVGYTIRGVNKSSKFSKIRFMTTGVLVRILQSSMKSLENCIIIIDEVHERSIDTDLLVALLKQIMEKVKTLKIVLMSATVNVNLFHNYFPGLVSSHIEGRTFPIKDYFLEDILDQLDFKIKRNKYHEYDDDDDDDSISSHDNQFLRPTADSKFFRTGQINYDLLCQLVLHVNDKLTSENNSGSIIVFLPGVAEINRLCRMLENNNLVVLPLHSALSAEDQKQVFKKFSKRKVVVSTNIAETSITIDDCVATIDTGKAKIMMYNAKDNSTRLIERFISRAESKQRRGRAGRVREGLSYKLYSKRLYEEDMVEMPTSEINRVALDSLYLSVKAMGIRNVKSFLAKGLEPPPLNALEMAEIQLSMIGLLDRKNEELTQLGKYVSMMPLVDPKYGKLLLFGIIFGCVSKCVLIASILSLSNSPFIGGTENRDNIKQMLKEHGDDGDILAIVDIVEKCLSKTNSSDRGKYMKQHYLSFNKLREIESSISQYYSILSDLGFLPIKYRQSEGSELERNGKSKSILKAILAGTLYPNIARVQLPDMKYLSTSMGSIEKDLEAKQIKYWIRNEELQTELQKLKDEGKEINWRNNDLPPSTKRAFLHPSSVLFQGNEMSVVELQALQDDLHRISKKTSPTSLTSPFVAYVSTQLTSKQFINGLTPVSTLVLLLFGGVLRYDIDSESLSPGIIMDDWIPIRTWCKNGILLNELRLTLDKAIQTVLEKPQYVSGTQNTSKNLEHVFQLVHNLIEIES from the coding sequence ATGGCCAAGAAAAAAGGGAAAAATGAAACTCCAGCGTTGGAGAAGGCTGCAAATAAAAGTAACTCCGGGCCTACTGGTGGGAAGAGAGGCAAGAGGGTGTTAACTGAGGAGCAGAAGGCTCAACAACAGAGTAATAGAGCCAAGGTAACCTCGACATCTAGTTGGACCGGTAAGCTTCCGCATACATTGCTTCATGAGTTCTgtcaaaagagaaaatgGGGTAAAGTGGAATATGACATGAAGAAAATTGGCTCAAAGGGCTTCATTGGTATAGCCATTATATCATCTGTTGATCCGAAGACTCGCGAAACGTTATTAGTAAGACTTAATGACCCTACTTATGATAAAGCTGTGGGCCAGGGTGCTCTAGAACCCCAGGAAACTACCATGGAGGCTCGCCATTACGCTGCCACTGTGGCACTTTACAGGCTAGCTTATAACACTAACACACATATGATGCTGCCACCTAATCATAAATCCATATGGTATAAGTTGGACGATTTTAGAAAATCACTGAAAAAGGACGATAGAGCtcaaagatatttttgTGATGATCCTTTTAAACAGTTAATTGAAGAAAGGAAAGAGAAAGCCATTAAAGATAAACAAAACGAATCTAGAATGCAACAGGCTGCCAAAAATGAGAGCACACCTGTAATTATAAACTCTGTCAACAACAATATGAAAGACAATGACGGCTCTTTGACCAAAAAAGTTAACAAGCCGGTGAGGAAATCCACAAAAGAAGTGACCTTTTCAAGAAACGTTTGGGAGTCGGCAAATTTTATTGATTTAAATGAATCTTCTAGGCAACAGATTGAAAACTGTATAAAGAGAAATGCTGATTGGGAATCTGAAATGCTAAAGTCAAGTAATAACACACCGGAGCGTCAAGAATTAAAATCCAAACTGATTAATCTTGGATTTCGAGAAGCACATGTGAACGAAGCCATGTTGTATAAGGACccattatcatttttacTTTTTAATCTTCCTGAAGATGACTTTCCGAGATACTTCCAAAAGCGCAAAGAGGACTCTAAAAACATCATTGAAATATCTACACTACCTTTGCAGAAGCAAATAACTCTGGAAAGATTGCAAGAGTTTCCAGTTTCAAAAGACGAAGCGTTATTCGCTTTGGATCTATACAATGGAAGCGAAGCATTGGCTGCCGGATACTTAACACAAAGCATGATACCTGATTTACCAATTTTAGGAACCGAAGAAATTGACAACCCGGAAAGTAAAGAAATGTGGATACAGGAACTTGAAAGTTTAAAgtgtatttttgaagataaaATAGAAGTTATTGACGAGCCGAACTGCTATGTAATATCTCTGATGGAAAAATACTCactaaaattgaaagtgTATAGGACTCCAAACTACCCACAACATATTCCCGGTATTGTAGTTTCAAccttttcaaaaaaaatcaaactGCCTAACTATATTAAAAAACAAGTGATGATCAAGCTTTTACATCACGTCAAAGAATCTGGTATTATTGGTGGTGAAATGATCTatgaaatatatcaatGGCTATTAGACAATATAAAATCGATCATAGATAATCCTGGAAAGTTACTAAATATAGATGATATGAAAAGCTCCAGCAATTTCGAAATCATAGAGGCTCGCAAGAgtaaaatgaaattgaataaaaaaaaccaagAGGCATCATTGACCAAAGACGAACTATCGGCGTTATTGGATGAATACAAGAAAAGGATCTTAACCAATAACTATAAACTGATGCAAGATCAAAGAATGCAATTACCTGCttggaaaaagaaagatcatattgttgatttgataatgaaaaaccAAATTGTACTAATAACTGGTGAAACGGGTTCTGGTAAGTCGACACAGGTATGTCAGTTTGTATTGGATGCGCTGTTTACATCTAATAACTCTAAtgaacttcaaaaaaaaattctagTAACACAGCCAAGAAGAATATCTGCCATTGGTCTAGCGGAGCGTGTGGCTGCAGAGAGGTGTGTTCCATGTGGAGAGGAAGTTGGCTACACTATTAGAGGTGTTAACAAGAGCTCCAAATTCTCAAAAATTCGTTTTATGACTACTGGTGTTCTGGTAAGGATACTTCAAAGTTCTATGAAAAGTCTTGAAAACTGTATTATCATCATAGATGAAGTCCATGAGAGATCCATCGATACAGACTTGTTGGTGGCTTTACTTAAGCAAATAATGGAAAAAGTTAAAACACTAAAGATTGTGCTAATGAGTGCCACAGTAAATGTAAATCTATTCCATAATTACTTTCCTGGTCTTGTATCATCTCATATTGAAGGTCGTACATTTCCAATCAAAGACTACTTTTTGGAGGATATACTGGATCAACTTGattttaaaattaaaagaaacaaatacCATGAAtatgatgacgatgacgatgacgatTCTATATCATCTCATGATAACCAGTTTTTACGACCTACTGCGGACTCCAAATTTTTTAGAACTGGACAAATCAACTATGATCTATTATGCCAACTAGTGCTACACGTTAACGATAAATTAACTTCTGAGAACAACTCTGGCTCCATAATCGTATTTCTTCCTGGTGTAGCTGAAATAAACAGACTCTGCAGAATGCTtgagaataataatttgGTTGTATTGCCTTTACACTCTGCATTATCAGCTGAAGATCAGAAACAAGTTTTCAAGAAGTTCTCCAAGAGGAAAGTAGTGGTTTCCACAAATATTGCTGAGACATCTATAACAATTGATGACTGTGTTGCTACCATAGATACTGGTAAAGCTAAAATTATGATGTATAATGCTAAGGATAATAGCACACGTCTTATCGAACGCTTCATTTCTCGGGCAGaatcaaaacaaagaagaggCCGTGCAGGTAGAGTTCGTGAAGGTCTTTCATATAAATTGTACTCCAAACGGCTTTACGAAGAGGATATGGTCGAAATGCCAACATCAGAAATAAATAGAGTTGCATTAGATTCTCTTTACCTTTCAGTAAAAGCGATGGGAATCAGGAATGTGAAATCTTTCTTAGCTAAGGGTTTGGAACCTCCTCCATTAAACGCATTGGAAATGGCCGAAATTCAGCTTTCTATGATAGGTCTTCTTGACAGGAAAAATGAAGAACTAACTCAACTTGGAAAATATGTAAGTATGATGCCATTAGTAGATCCAAAGTATGGTAagcttttattatttggtattatttttgGCTGTGTGTCAAAATGTGTTCTGATTGCATCAATATTAAGCTTATCAAATTCACCATTCATAGGTGGTACTGAAAACAGAGATAATATTAAGCAGATGTTAAAGGAACATGGTGACGATGGAGATATTCTTGCCATCGTGGACATAGTAGAAAAATGCTTATCCAAAACCAATAGTAGTGATCGTGGTAAGTATATGAAGCAACATTACCTCTCCTTTAATAAACTAAGAGAGATCGAATCAAGCATATCCCAGTACTATTCAATACTGAGTGATTTAGGATTTTTACCCATTAAGTACCGTCAATCAGAAGGTTCAGAACTGGAAAGAAATGGGAAGAGTAAATCTATTCTTAAGGCCATATTAGCGGGAACTCTATATCCAAACATTGCCCGTGTTCAATTACCGgatatgaaatatttatcaaCTAGCATGGGTTCAATTGAAAAGGACCTTGAAGCAAAGCAAATTAAATACTGGATTAGAAATGAAGAGTTGCAAACCgaacttcaaaaattgaaggatGAAGGGAAAGAAATTAATTGGAGGAACAATGACTTACCACCTTCTACCAAGAGAGCCTTTTTACATCCATCATCTGTACTATTTCAAGGAAATGAAATGAGTGTTGTTGAGTTGCAAGCGTTACAGGATGACCTTCATAGAATCTCGAAGAAAACATCCCCCACATCACTAACTAGCCCATTTGTCGCCTACGTTTCAACGCAGTTAACATCTAAACAATTCATAAATGGATTAACTCCTGTGTCAACTTTAGTTTTACTTTTGTTTGGTGGTGTTCTAAgatatgatattgataGTGAATCACTTTCTCCTGGTATCATCATGGATGATTGGATACCAATAAGAACATGGTGTAAGAACGGCATCCTCCTCAATGAACTCCGGTTAACATTAGACAAAGCTATACAAACGGTTTTAGAAAAGCCTCAGTACGTTAGTGGCACCCAAAATACTAGCAAGAATTTAGAGCATGTTTTTCAACTGGTACATAATCTGATAGAAATTGAATCTTGA
- the PUN1 gene encoding Pun1p (CAGL0J04466g~Ortholog(s) have role in fungal-type cell wall organization, protein oligomerization and Golgi apparatus, cell cortex of cell tip, cell division site, cellular bud, endoplasmic reticulum, membrane raft, plasma membrane localization), producing the protein MRNFVALILALFFALASLVLACIACAGSTKNYYPINQIFCAQLDLSNLDIATVIPAASSFSISDLGLPKFINIGLWSYCVASSSTDVTSCTSPNGIQTFNLKNLLKDNIENNQVLQLVDDVAKIVLPQQLQDKLVYYNNLVKCMFITLIIGIVLTFLNLVINVLRWFLHFSFVNFVGGFVCFLSFASLLISVGTNMGTYIYIRHILNKNYSDYGIHLSLGRKFLALLWAAVVAALLNLFCWMTVRQRKKVVYVHQPYNDKY; encoded by the coding sequence ATGAGGAATTTCGTCGCTCTTATATTAGCACTGTTTTTTGCACTTGCTTCGCTAGTGCTAGCTTGCATTGCATGTGCTGGATCAACTAAGAACTATTACCCgataaatcaaatattttgtgcACAATTGGACCTTTCAAACCTTGATATAGCTACAGTGATACCCGCAGCTAGTTCATTCAGTATATCAGACCTGGGTTTGCCTAAATTCATAAACATAGGTCTGTGGTCATACTGTGTGGCTAGTTCTTCAACCGATGTTACTAGCTGCACATCTCCAAACGGTATACAAACTTTCAACCTAAAGAACCTACTgaaagataatattgaGAACAATCAAGTCTTACAATTAGTCGATGATGTTGCCAAGATCGTTCTACCACAGCAATTACAGGACAAACTTGTCTATTACAATAACCTGGTAAAGTGTATGTTCATCACATTGATCATTGGTATAGTATTGACATTCCTGAACTTAGTTATTAACGTATTGCGGTGGTTTCTACATTTCAGTTTCGTTAACTTCGTCGGTGGATTTGTTTGTTTCCTATCATTTGCAAGTTTGCTGATCAGTGTTGGCACTAATATGGGTACCTACATCTACATTCGCCATATCCTAAACAAAAACTATAGCGACTATGGTATTCATTTAAGCCTGGGAAGGAAATTTTTAGCACTGTTATGGGCCGCAGTGGTAGCAGCACTTCTTAACCTCTTCTGTTGGATGACTGTGaggcaaagaaaaaaggtTGTGTATGTTCACCAACCATACAACGATAAATATTAA
- the MCM2 gene encoding MCM DNA helicase complex subunit MCM2 (CAGL0J04444g~Ortholog(s) have DNA replication origin binding, chromatin binding, single-stranded DNA binding, single-stranded DNA-dependent ATP-dependent DNA helicase activity) produces the protein MSDNRRRRRDPEDDEHDSDNENVGMPPSSPQHHGSRNLFGPGSSPIGSPVRDEDQENDDELGMLNPEGDDNEIDDAPDIDEVEEQMNEVDLMDDDMYGDYRSDPTKDRYEGLGVDDTEQKELSLSDRRRIDAQLNERDRLLKNVAYLDDDDEAMGNEQLDEMGLPKQRRRRRRQYEDFEHSDDDLLSDLDADPLREELTLESLSNVKANSYSEWVVQPNVSRTIARELKSFLLEYTDETGRSVYGARIRVLGEMNSESLEVNFRHLAESKAILALFLAKCPEEMLKIFDLVAMEATELHYPDYSRIHSEIHVRISDFPTIHNLRELRQSNLSTLVRVTGVVTRRTGVFPQLKYVKFNCLKCGSILGPFFQDSNEEIKISFCTNCKSKGPFSINGEKTVYRNYQRITLQEAPGTVPAGRLPRHREVILLADLVDVSKPGEEIEVTGIYKNNYDGNLNAKNGFPVFATIIEANAVRRREGNLANENEEGLNVFSWTEEEEREFRKLSKDRGIVDKIIASMAPSIYGHKDIKTAVACSLFSGVPKNINGKHAIRGDINVLVLGDPGTAKSQILKYVEKTAHRAVFATGQGASAVGLTASVRKDPITKEWTLEGGALVLADKGVCLIDEFDKMNDQDRTSIHEAMEQQSISISKAGIVTTLQARCSIIAAANPNGGRYNSTLPLSQNVSLTEPILSRFDILCVVRDVVDEESDERLASFVVDSHVRSHPGYDSIDDEEGKDGEQKNDDDIQLSNRQKRAERQRKKEEEISPIPQELLIKYIHYARTKVYPRLHQMDMDKVSKVYADLRRESITTGSFPITVRHLESILRIAESFAKMRLSEFVSSWDLDRAIKVVVDSFVDAQKISVRRQLRRSFAIYTLGQN, from the coding sequence ATGTCTGATAACAGGAGGCGTAGAAGAGATCCAGAAGATGACGAGCATGACTCTGACAATGAAAATGTCGGTATGCCGCCATCCTCGCCACAACATCATGGTTCAAGAAACCTGTTTGGTCCTGGGTCATCACCCATTGGTTCCCCTGTTAGAGATGAGGATCAGGAGAACGATGATGAGTTGGGCATGTTGAATCCAGAAGGTGATGATAACGAGATTGATGATGCACctgatattgatgaagtgGAAGAACAAATGAACGAAGTTGATCTTATGGATGACGACATGTACGGCGATTACAGGTCTGATCCAACCAAGGATAGATATGAAGGGTTAGGTGTTGATGATACTGAACAGAAAGAACTGAGTCTGAGCgacagaagaagaattgatGCACAATTAAATGAAAGAGATAgacttttgaagaatgtGGCCTAtttagatgatgatgatgaagcCATGGGAAACGAACAATTGGATGAAATGGGTTTGCcaaaacaaagaagaaggcgTAGAAGGCAATACGAGGATTTTGAACATAGTGATGATGATCTACTAAGTGATTTGGATGCTGATCCATTAAGAGAAGAATTGACATTAGAGTCACTAAGTAATGTTAAGGCCAACAGTTATTCTGAATGGGTTGTTCAACCTAATGTCTCCAGGACAATCGCAAGAGAACTAAAATCATTTTTGCTTGAATACACAGATGAAACTGGTAGATCGGTCTATGGTGCACGTATTAGAGTGTTAGGTGAAATGAATTCTGAATCTCTAGAAGTAAATTTTAGACATCTTGCTGAATCAAAGGCTATATTAGCGCTGTTTTTGGCAAAGTGTCCGGAAGAAATGCTTAAGATTTTTGATTTGGTCGCAATGGAGGCAACTGAATTGCACTATCCGGATTATTCACGTATCCATTCAGAAATTCATGTTAGAATATCAGATTTCCCAACAATTCACAACTTAAGAGAATTACGTCAGTCTAATTTATCTACATTGGTCCGTGTGACTGGTGTTGtgacaagaagaacagGTGTCTTCCCACAACTAAAATATGTGAAATTCAACTGTCTCAAGTGTGGCTCTATCTTGGGGCCGTTTTTCCAAGATtcaaatgaagaaataaaaatttcattCTGTACTAATTGTAAATCTAAAGGCCCTTTTAGTATTAACGGTGAAAAGACAGTTTATCGTAATTACCAAAGAATCACGCTACAAGAAGCACCAGGTACAGTACCTGCAGGTCGTTTGCCAAGGCACAGAGAAGTTATTCTATTAGCTGATCTTGTTGATGTATCAAAGCCCGGTGAGGAAATTGAAGTGACTGGTATCTATAAGAATAACTATGATGGTAATTTGAATGCTAAAAATGGTTTCCCAGTTTTTGCAACTATAATTGAAGCAAATGCagtaagaagaagagaaggaaaTCTTGCTAATGAGAATGAAGAAGGTTTAAATGTATTTAGTTGgacagaagaagaagagagagAGTTCAGAAAATTATCCAAGGATAGAGGAATTGTTGATAAGATTATTGCTTCCATGGCGCCTTCCATCTATGGTCACAAAGATATTAAAACCGCTGTAGCATGCTCGCTTTTTAGTGGTGTaccaaaaaatatcaatggTAAGCACGCCATTCGTGGTGATATAAATGTTCTAGTCCTCGGTGACCCAGGTACTGCAAAATCTcagatattgaaatatGTTGAGAAAACTGCCCACAGAGCTGTGTTTGCAACAGGTCAAGGTGCGTCTGCTGTTGGTTTGACCGCTTCAGTACGTAAAGATCCCATCACAAAAGAATGGACACTAGAAGGTGGTGCTCTTGTGCTTGCTGATAAGGGTGTCTGTTTGATTGATGAATTCGATAAAATGAATGATCAAGACAGAACATCTATTCACGAAGCTATGGAACAACAAAGTATTTCTATTTCTAAAGCTGGTATTGTTACAACATTGCAAGCCCGTTGTTCTATCATTGCTGCAGCAAATCCAAATGGTGGTAGATATAACTCAACTCTTCCGTTGTCTCAAAATGTGAGTCTAACTGAGCCCATTTTATCAAgatttgatattttatgTGTTGTTAGAGATGTAGTAGATGAAGAATCGGATGAAAGGTTGGCATCATTCGTTGTTGATTCTCACGTACGTTCTCATCCGGGTTATGATTCTATTGATGACGAAGAAGGAAAGGACGGTGAGCAgaaaaatgatgatgatatacAGTTATCAAATAGACAAAAGAGAGCAGAGCGtcaaaggaaaaaagaGGAGGAGATCTCCCCAATACCACAAGAATTACTAATAAAATACATTCATTATGCCAGAACCAAGGTGTATCCTAGACTTCATCAAATGGATATGGACAAAGTAAGCAAGGTGTATGCTGATTTAAGAAGAGAAAGTATCACAACTGGTTCTTTCCCTATTACAGTGCGTCACTTGGAATCTATTCTAAGAATAGCAGAATCTTTCGCTAAGATGAGGCTATCAGAATTTGTATCGTCATGGGATTTGGATAGAGCTATTAAAGTGGTGGTTGATTCTTTTGTGGATGCTCAAAAGATCAGTGTTCGCCGCCAATTGCGGAGATCATTTGCTATCTATACATTAGgacaaaattaa